A stretch of Prunus dulcis chromosome 6, ALMONDv2, whole genome shotgun sequence DNA encodes these proteins:
- the LOC117630250 gene encoding uncharacterized protein LOC117630250: MELIRVHHMEILFVCEPRINGSKAVSTVKSLGFPCFEIVDPVGFSGGLWLLWDDSKVTVEIIGTHDQAISACVSWPGQSPWPFSAIYAKPCEVKRAKLWEYLNFVASCHDMPWLLAGDFNDLLHFDDKIRGVPLCSFRGFKAWFDENEICELHFTGPKYTWTNKRILERLDRASSIQYTPHLRPFRFEAMWLTHAEFNQFVSENWLGFSGSAFNKFCAFVEPLKLWNKDVFGHLRQKKARVLARLKWLQEGDRNTKFFHLTTIIRRRKNRIERLKDDEGVWVEDAAVTDGEIASLVKKIDLLEVKDSLFGIGGLKAPGVDGFPACFFQHQWDLCAPDLYAMLCEAFQKSKFPVELNAALITLVPKVENPHSMVQFRPIRRHITDNIIIAQELMHKFKVAKGKKGMFAWKIDLSKAYDRLSWGFIESVLLEVGLPASFIQLIMQCVSTVRYQICVNGELTDPFSPSSGIRQGDPLSPYLFVLCIEKLSHIIVDAVKRKLWKPIKTSRNGPSVSHLFFADDLVLFAEATPCQARVMKDCLDLFCSAFGQTMNFAKSAIFCSPNTCKMVAKEIGAICGSPITENLGKYLGMPLLHSRVTKATYNGLLDKVQSRLAAWKRKCLSLAGRATLIQAVTSSIPVYTMQTVKGGLGFKKTADMNRALLAKIGWRMHTRDQGLWAQIYEKKYLKDYSILDTPGVSKQDCSATWRSVLYGVELLRKGMVWRVGNGDKVNFWKDHWVADFPLLHYAGVQSGIDLECKVSNFFKEGWWDVEKLRVVLDEDMVQKITCFPVGFGGISQDAQIWKPASNGICTVESAFQLIHGGSNWSNACWKGLWSMSLQPKLKVFLWLVFQGKILTNEQRVRRHLALESSCSVCSWHSENIIHTLRDYGRAKEWHNQYIFNDAEDLPCDPRKIICAAVMDWVKASSVNCRNVPRTQVMLRWEPPGSG, encoded by the exons ATGGAATTGATTCGTGTTCATCATATGGAGATTTTATTTGTGTGTGAGCCAAGGATAAATGGTTCTAAAGCTGTGTCAACGGTTAAGTCTTTGGGTTTTCCTTGTTTTGAGATTGTTGATCCTGTGGGTTTTTCTGGGGGTCTATGGCTGCTTTGGGATGATTCCAAGGTGACTGTGGAGATCATTGGTACTCATGATCAAGCTATCTCTGCGTGTGTTTCTTGGCCTGGGCAGTCTCCTTGGCCATTTTCAGCTATTTATGCTAAGCCCTGTGAGGTGAAAAGGGCTAAACTCTGGGAGTATCTTAATTTCGTCGCTAGCTGTCATGATATGCCTTGGCTCTTGGCTGGGGATTTCAATGATTTGCTTCATTTTGATGACAAGATAAGGGGAGTTCCTTTGTGTAGTTTCAGAGGTTTCAAAGCTTGGTTTGATGAGAATGAAATATGTGAATTGCACTTCACTGGCCCTAAGTACACTTGGACCAACAAAAGGATCTTGGAAAGGCTTGATAGGGCT TCTTCAATTCAGTATACTCCTCATTTGCGGCCATTTCGGTTTGAGGCTATGTGGTTAACGCATGCTGAGTTCAATCAGTTTGTTTCTGAGAATTGGTTGGGGTTTTCTGGCTCTGCTTTCAATAAGTTTTGTGCTTTTGTTGAGCCCCTTAAGCTGTGGAATAAAGATGTGTTTGGGCATCTTAGACAAAAGAAAGCAAGGGTGTTGGCTAG GTTGAAATGGCTTCAGGAAGGGGATAGAAATACTAAGTTTTTTCATCTCACAACTATAATTAGACGAAGGAAAAATAGAATTGAACGGTTAAAGGATGATGAAGGGGTTTGGGTGGAGGATGCTGCAG TCACTGATGGTGAGATTGCCTCCTTggtgaaaaaaattgatttgttGGAAGTTAAGGATAGTTTATTTGGTATTGGTGGTCTCAAGGCCCCTGGTGTTGATGGGTTTCCTGCTTGTTTTTTTCAACATCAGTGGGACTTGTGTGCTCCTGATTTATATGCTATGTTGTGTGAAGCTTTTCAGAAGAGTAAATTCCCTGTGGAGCTTAATGCCGCTTTAATTACTTTGGTCCCCAAGGTGGAGAATCCTCACTCTATGGTTCAGTTTAGACCAATAA GGCGTCATATAACTGATAATATAATAATTGCTCAAGAGCTTATGCACAAGTTTAAGGTTGCtaagggaaaaaaagggaTGTTTGCTTGGAAGATTGACCTCTCCAAAGCCTATGATAGGCTTAGCTGGGGCTTTATTGAGTCTGTTCTATTGGAAGTGGGGTTACCTGCTAGTTTTATTCAGCTTATTATGCAGTGTGTGTCTACTGTGAGATATCAAATTTGCGTCAATGGGGAGCTGACTGATCCTTTTTCTCCTAGCAGTGGCATTCGCCAAGGGGATCCCCTTTCCCCTTacctttttgttctttgtatTGAGAAACTGTCTCATATTATTGTTGATGCAGTTAAGAGAAAACTTTGGAAGCCTATCAAAACCTCTCGAAATGGTCCTAGTGTATCTCATTTGTTCTTTGCAGACGACCTTGTGCTTTTTGCTGAAGCTACTCCCTGTCAAGCTCGGGTGATGAAAGAttgtttggatttattttgTAGTGCTTTTGGTCAGACTATGAATTTCGCTAAGTCTGCAATTTTTTGCTCACCAAATACTTGTAAAATGGTGGCAAAAGAGATTGGTGCTATTTGTGGCTCTCCCATCACAGAGAATTTGGGAAAATATTTAGGTATGCCCCTTTTGCATAGTCGTGTAACTAAAGCTACGTACAATGGTCTGCTTGATAAAGTGCAAAGTAGGCTTGCTGCCTGGAAAAGGAAGTGTCTCTCCTTAGCTGGCAGAGCTACCCTCATCCAAGCTGTCACATCTTCCATTCCTGTGTATACGATGCAGACTGTCAA GGGTGGTTTAGGATTCAAGAAAACTGCAGACATGAATAGGGCCCTTTTAGCAAAGATTGGTTGGAGGATGCACACTCGTGATCAAGGGTTATGGGCTCAAATTTATGAAAAGAAGTACCTAAAGGACTACTCTATCTTGGATACTCCTGGGGTCTCCAAGCAAGATTGTTCTGCTACTTGGAGAAGTGTTCTCTATGGTGTCGAGTTGCTGAGAAAGGGAATGGTTTGGAGAGTAGGGAATGGGGACAAGGTGAATTTCTGGAAGGACCATTGGGTGGCTGATTTCCCTTTGTTACATTATGCAGGGGTGCAGTCAGGAATCGATTTGGAATGCAAGGTCTCTAATTTCTTTAAAGAAGGGTGGTGGGATGTTGAGAAGTTAAGAGTTGTTCTTGATGAGGATATGGTGCAAAAGATCACTTGTTTTCCTGTTGGTTTTGGAGGTATTAGTCAAGATGCTCAGATATGGAAGCCTGCTTCTAATGGCATCTGTACTGTTGAATCTGCTTTTCAGCTGATCCATGGGGGTTCTAATTGGTCTAATGCTTGTTGGAAGGGTCTGTGGAGTATGTCTCTCCAGCCTAAGTTGAAAGTTTTCTTATGGCTGGTTTTCCAAGGTAAGATCCTAACTAATGAGCAAAGAGTTAGGAGGCATCTAGCTTTGGAGTCCTCTTGTTCTGTTTGTAGTTGGCACTCTGAAAATATCATTCACACTCTTAGGGATTATGGGCGTGCTAAGGAA TGGCATAACCAATACATTTTTAATGATGCTGAGGACTTGCCTTGTGATCCTAGGAAGATTATTTGTGCTGCTGTTATGGATTGGGTTAAGGCTTCTAGTGTGAATTGTAGGAATGTGCCTAGAACTCAGGTTATGCTAAGGTGGGAGCCACCTGGAAGTGGATAG